A region from the Aegilops tauschii subsp. strangulata cultivar AL8/78 chromosome 5, Aet v6.0, whole genome shotgun sequence genome encodes:
- the LOC109746653 gene encoding putative ripening-related protein 4, with protein sequence MANLKKLLAMFALVMFLSQLRVHGVSVCHISGFLHGKSGDCNRDHGSVCCIDGHRYPQFRCSPPVSADTPAILTLNSFARGGDGGGKSFCDNRFHKDTELVVALSTGWLRLDGKRRCNKMIRINGNGRAVLAKVVDECDSVYGCDAEHNFEPPCPYNDVDASPAVWKALGLKEKIGVFKITWSDV encoded by the exons ATGGCTAACTTGAAGAAGCTATTAGCTATGTTTGCTCTCGTGATGTTCCTGTCACAGCTCCGCGTCCATGGTGTCTCCGT GTGCCACATCAGTGGCTTCCTGCATGGCAAATCCGGCGACTGCAACAGGGATCACGGCTCGGTCTGCTGTATAGACGGTCACCGCTACCCGCAATTCAGGTGCTCGCCCCCGGTGTCGGCCGACACGCCGGCGATCCTAACTCTGAACAGCTTCGCACGAGGTGGAGACGGCGGCGGCAAATCGTTCTGCGACAACCGCTTCCACAAGGACACCGAGCTGGTGGTGGCGCTGTCCACGGGGTGGCTGCGCCTGGACGGCAAGCGCAGGTGCAACAAGATGATCCGCATCAACGGGAACGGGCGTGCCGTGCTGGCCAAGGTCGTCGATGAGTGTGACTCGGTGTACGGCTGCGACGCCGAGCACAACTTCGAGCCACCGTGCCCATACAACGACGTAGACGCGTCACCGGCCGTGTGGAAGGCGTTGGGGCTCAAGGAGAAGATTGGAGTGTTCAAGATCACTTG